A genomic segment from Methanobacterium spitsbergense encodes:
- a CDS encoding Mov34/MPN/PAD-1 family protein, whose translation MKFKCEDSRLYAEIEDSIVDRIKNVYDINLFEAGGWLFGKYSKDHTTAIIESFIVLPNISKDPETNFEFGKTSKQILDEKWDEGQRILGNFHTHPNNSPEPSLIDSNQSMDFAANEKLNCPQFLLLIMGRDYSTTLHMYTTHDELRLVRDSS comes from the coding sequence ATGAAATTTAAATGTGAGGACAGTAGGCTTTATGCAGAAATTGAGGATTCCATAGTTGATAGAATAAAAAATGTATATGATATCAATTTATTTGAAGCAGGAGGATGGCTTTTTGGTAAATATTCAAAAGATCACACTACTGCAATTATTGAATCATTCATAGTTTTACCAAATATCTCAAAAGATCCAGAAACTAATTTTGAATTTGGTAAAACGAGTAAGCAAATATTGGATGAGAAATGGGATGAAGGGCAACGAATATTAGGTAATTTTCATACACACCCAAATAATTCACCTGAACCTAGTTTAATTGATAGCAACCAAAGTATGGATTTTGCAGCTAATGAAAAACTGAATTGTCCTCAATTTCTTCTTTTGATTATGGGGAGGGATTATAGTACAACTCTTCACATGTATACCACTCACGATGAACTCAGACTGGTAAGGGATTCATCATGA
- a CDS encoding ASCH domain-containing protein, with protein MILFKDFHINPILRGEKTQTRRIWKKPRAKVGSVHLAKTQMLSTYYFAKLLITGIRKEKLCQITPEDAMKEGGYSVEEFVDIWNQINGKWSPDLEVTVIDFELAYSGIKKGDLVVLSNECAEHSIHGDIRWDVTEDPWWIPGNEMVRIQSGSSKIYSSFATKFLEKVEA; from the coding sequence ATGATTCTTTTTAAAGATTTTCATATCAATCCAATTCTTCGAGGTGAGAAAACTCAGACTAGAAGGATTTGGAAAAAGCCCAGGGCAAAAGTAGGATCTGTTCACCTTGCAAAAACTCAGATGTTGAGTACATACTATTTTGCTAAACTTTTGATCACAGGGATCCGCAAGGAGAAATTATGTCAAATAACTCCAGAGGATGCCATGAAAGAAGGAGGTTATAGTGTAGAGGAATTCGTTGATATTTGGAATCAAATCAACGGTAAATGGAGTCCTGACTTAGAAGTAACTGTTATTGATTTTGAACTTGCTTATAGTGGCATTAAAAAAGGCGATCTTGTAGTTTTAAGCAATGAATGTGCTGAGCATAGTATCCATGGAGATATTCGATGGGATGTTACTGAAGATCCTTGGTGGATACCGGGTAATGAAATGGTTAGGATCCAATCTGGAAGTTCTAAAATATATTCTAGTTTTGCAACTAAATTCTTGGAAAAGGTGGAAGCATGA
- a CDS encoding helix-turn-helix domain-containing protein — protein MNPMSLSELKEREKVLYPNREAEKVMVKDEVKESKNSIVNEKECRGCHKVKNFSEYKKSSNGRYGYASRCNECVKLDEDRATNKLSETIRIELPNIPESKEEFTIEYISNRLKTSKSKTSQALKKLDEDGILTHIYKARTKYYSIAKTEPAKSSYDPITEALPKPVKEVKPELPNSEVTKPKLELTIGSGNTIQGKSADTEVIDDSISDKEYEDLQKTFNKARVNLGIVEATPEQTILDIVDIVYKNAESIEINPQTHELKIKMKG, from the coding sequence ATGAACCCAATGAGCCTAAGTGAACTTAAAGAACGTGAAAAAGTTTTATATCCAAATCGGGAGGCTGAGAAGGTTATGGTTAAAGATGAAGTTAAAGAATCTAAAAACAGTATAGTAAATGAAAAGGAATGTAGAGGGTGTCATAAAGTTAAGAATTTTAGCGAATATAAAAAGTCTTCAAATGGCCGGTATGGATATGCTAGTAGATGCAATGAATGTGTTAAATTAGATGAAGACAGGGCAACTAATAAATTATCTGAGACGATACGGATAGAATTACCTAATATTCCTGAATCAAAAGAAGAATTTACCATCGAATACATATCAAACAGGTTAAAAACTAGCAAATCTAAAACCTCACAGGCACTTAAAAAGTTAGACGAAGATGGAATATTAACACATATCTACAAGGCCCGGACTAAATATTATTCAATTGCAAAAACTGAACCTGCAAAGAGTAGCTATGATCCGATTACAGAAGCACTTCCAAAACCAGTAAAAGAAGTAAAACCCGAACTTCCTAATTCAGAGGTTACAAAACCTAAATTAGAATTAACTATCGGATCGGGAAATACAATTCAAGGTAAATCTGCAGATACTGAAGTCATAGATGATTCAATATCCGATAAAGAATATGAAGATCTACAAAAAACATTCAATAAGGCCAGAGTAAACTTAGGAATAGTTGAAGCAACACCTGAACAAACAATATTAGATATTGTTGATATAGTCTATAAGAATGCAGAATCTATTGAAATCAACCCACAAACACACGAACTTAAAATTAAGATGAAGGGCTGA
- a CDS encoding HNH endonuclease, whose amino-acid sequence MEDFEDIIQHQNLQLHNSSISNEIGIIPLTQDKVALVDKEDLDYLNQWKWNTLKMHNSYYALRNTYLGTFEGKKKFKMVRMHRLILNAPKNMMVDHINGNGLDNRKSNLRICSNRQNTQNRKHGKKSSRYPGVYFNKRNKNWVARIQIKGKINFLGSFKDEKDAAKAYEKACRELVGEELICKTGKLN is encoded by the coding sequence ATGGAAGATTTTGAAGATATTATTCAACATCAAAATTTACAGCTGCATAATTCATCTATATCTAATGAAATTGGAATAATCCCTTTAACTCAAGATAAAGTTGCTTTAGTAGATAAAGAAGATTTAGATTATTTAAATCAATGGAAATGGAATACACTCAAAATGCATAATTCTTATTATGCTCTCAGAAATACTTATTTAGGAACTTTTGAAGGTAAAAAGAAATTTAAAATGGTTAGAATGCACAGATTAATTTTAAATGCCCCTAAAAATATGATGGTTGATCATATTAATGGGAATGGTTTAGATAACAGAAAATCTAATTTGAGAATTTGTTCTAATAGACAAAATACACAAAATAGAAAACATGGTAAAAAAAGTAGCAGATATCCTGGAGTATATTTTAATAAACGAAATAAAAACTGGGTGGCCCGAATTCAAATTAAAGGTAAAATAAATTTTTTGGGCTCATTTAAGGATGAAAAAGATGCCGCAAAAGCTTATGAAAAAGCGTGTAGGGAATTAGTTGGTGAAGAATTAATTTGTAAAACAGGTAAATTAAATTAA
- a CDS encoding HNH endonuclease has product MTKEIKLTQGKVTLVDDEDFERLNQWKWAAYKDGNNFYALRNIRLGHSKKKRKTKQFRMHRVIMDVPKGEVIDHINGDGLDNRKSNLRICSNRQNLQNQKHRKNKTSRYPGVSWHKSAKKWVAQIVLKGKTKHLGTFADEREAARTYEKAVRESVGEELICKIKRRVLISTSK; this is encoded by the coding sequence ATGACAAAAGAAATAAAATTAACTCAAGGAAAAGTAACATTAGTAGATGATGAAGACTTTGAAAGATTGAATCAATGGAAGTGGGCAGCATATAAGGATGGAAATAATTTTTATGCACTTAGAAATATACGTTTGGGACATTCTAAAAAGAAACGTAAAACCAAACAGTTTAGGATGCACCGAGTTATTATGGATGTGCCAAAAGGAGAAGTTATAGACCACATCAATGGTGATGGTCTTGATAATAGAAAATCTAATTTAAGAATTTGTTCTAATAGGCAAAATCTCCAAAATCAAAAACACCGTAAAAATAAAACAAGTAGATACCCCGGAGTAAGTTGGCATAAATCAGCTAAGAAATGGGTAGCACAAATCGTATTGAAGGGTAAAACGAAACATTTAGGAACTTTTGCAGATGAACGTGAAGCAGCTAGAACATATGAAAAAGCGGTAAGAGAATCAGTTGGAGAAGAATTGATTTGTAAAATAAAAAGGAGAGTGTTAATATCGACAAGCAAGTAG
- a CDS encoding TFIIB-type zinc ribbon-containing protein, producing the protein MCNAIKENLDTNLESEPEKKEFNYDEFFKDKEFHLPQSKHERPSKEITLLSSRITDDKGKSWGIERYEYKTCIEPNCGYPLVAIDALRGERVCEGCGLTNKHQVMIADMDLKQQHSEEPLRTSEDAGDITHDEEKVLTHIKKRAKKKEYTTKVREAELENRNCKLQVKTPMQDWRKKQYILTLGTISSQLLMTRDQKKRVKHIINKHSLVQIHSRVDQKTTIAGICRYILMKDGRGKELRFNQSVFKFVGLNESNYNVIKRNLDRLRVF; encoded by the coding sequence TTGTGTAATGCTATAAAAGAAAATTTAGATACTAATTTAGAATCTGAACCAGAAAAAAAAGAATTTAATTATGATGAATTTTTTAAGGATAAGGAATTTCATTTACCTCAATCTAAACATGAAAGACCCTCAAAGGAAATAACACTTTTGAGTTCCAGAATCACAGACGATAAAGGGAAATCGTGGGGTATTGAACGCTATGAATATAAAACATGTATTGAACCAAATTGTGGATATCCACTTGTAGCAATAGACGCTTTACGTGGAGAAAGAGTTTGCGAAGGATGCGGACTTACAAATAAACATCAAGTCATGATTGCAGATATGGACTTAAAACAACAACATAGTGAAGAACCATTGCGAACCAGCGAAGATGCTGGAGATATAACTCATGATGAAGAGAAGGTTTTAACACATATCAAAAAAAGGGCTAAAAAGAAGGAATATACTACAAAGGTGAGAGAAGCAGAACTAGAAAATCGTAATTGTAAACTTCAAGTAAAAACTCCAATGCAGGACTGGAGAAAAAAACAGTATATATTAACTCTCGGAACTATCAGTTCACAATTATTAATGACCAGAGACCAAAAGAAAAGGGTCAAACATATAATAAATAAACATTCATTAGTCCAAATACATAGCCGTGTAGACCAAAAAACTACCATAGCAGGTATTTGTAGATATATCTTAATGAAAGATGGTAGAGGTAAGGAACTAAGATTTAATCAATCAGTGTTTAAATTTGTAGGATTAAATGAATCTAATTATAATGTTATTAAGCGTAATCTTGATAGATTAAGAGTTTTTTAG